A genomic stretch from Lathyrus oleraceus cultivar Zhongwan6 chromosome 2, CAAS_Psat_ZW6_1.0, whole genome shotgun sequence includes:
- the LOC127123207 gene encoding uncharacterized protein LOC127123207: protein MPDAKKKDCKALFCIQSAVDSVNFDRISHVESAKEEWDVLVKYYEGGEKMGEDKNIAGYVAKVQNLVHLMKGCGETITDKMVVEKVMCTLTSQFDHVIVVIQESNNLKTLKFKDLTGSLEAHQLRIVERKGVHDSIQTLQAQTWKKHDGYNKFGGKTQSKKFWSNPQKHKVNSESSKNREGTSTNKEEKKVTNEHVDFKIGFLNTGCSNHMTSRREWLEDFEESKKSKIKLADNSSLQAEGTCDIVIQRSNGGKTMIKDVLYVPIMKCNFLSVEKMVEKGFSVVMKIRALELFDTKNNLVLKYPFSKNMTFKIKICSTEIQCLKTVVDNKDNWLWNLSRKLWIYVIKQKDEVFEIFKRFKKLVENQSEKKTKVLRSDEGGEYTSKTFEALCAEHGVDHEGEVASIVAYILNRCPTKKLKNKVSKVVWSVKRPSVSHLKVFGSMCYKHVLNARRRKLDDKSEPMVMNSGEATNKPLMGYGIDEETNKVEVEYVAKIPDIVDIE from the exons ATGCCGGATGCCAAGAAGAAAGATTGCAAGGCTCTGTTCTGCATCCAATCGGCGGTAGACTCGGTGAATTTTGATCGAATTTCTCATGTTGAATCAGCTAAGGAGGAATGGGATGTTCTGGTGAAGTATTACGAAGGCGGTGAGAAG ATGGGAGAAGACAAAAACATTGCAGGTTATGTTGCTAAGGTGCAGAATCTTGTTCATCTCATGAAAGGTTGTGGTGAAACTATAACTGATAAGATGGTAGTTGAGAAGGTAATGTGTACGTTAACCTCTCAGTTTGATCACGTTATCGTTGTcattcaagaatccaacaatcttaAAACACTGAAGTTCAAAGATTTGACTGGTTCGTTGGAGGCGCATCAGTTGAGAATTGTTGAAAGAAAAGGTGTTCATGATTCGATACAGACACTACAGGCTCAAACATGGAAGAAGCATGATGGTTATAACAAGTTCGGAGGTAAGACTCAAAGTAAAAAGTTTTGGTCGAACCCTCAGAAGCATAAGGTTAATTCTGAATCCTCCAAAAATAGAGAAGGAACTTCGACTaataaagaagaaaagaaag TTACAAATGAACATGTCGACTTCAAGATCGGGTTCCTCAACACAGGTTGTTCGAACCACATGACTAGTCGAAGAGAGTGGTTAGAAGACTTCGAGGAATCAAAGAAGAGCAAGATAAAACTTGCAGATAATAGCTCATTGCAAGCAGAAGGTACATGCGACATAGTTATTCAGAGGAGCAATGGTGGAAAAACTAtgatcaaagatgtactttacGTACCCATAATGAAGTGCAATTTTCTTAGTGTTGAAAAAATGGTCGAAAAAGGTTTCTCAGTCGTGATGAAAATTAGAGCATTAGAACTGTTCGACACAAAGAATAATCTGGTCTTAAAGTATCCGTTTTCGAAGAACATGACATTTAAGATCAAGATCTGCTCGACAGAGATACAATGCTTGAAGACAGTTGTCGACAACAAGGATAATTGGTTGTggaatttgag TCGAAAGTTGTGGATCTATGTGATCAAGCAAAAGGACGAAGTATTTGAAATCTTTAAGAGATTTAAGAAGCTTGTCGAAAACCAGAGTGAAAAGAAGACCAAGGTCTTGCGTTCAGATGAAGGTGGTGAATACACATCCAAGACGTTTGAAGCATTATGTGCAGAACATGGTGTTGATCATGAG GGTGAAGTTGCTTCGATTGTTGCTTATATACTAAACAGATGCCCTACCAAGAAGCTGAAGAACAAGGTCTCTAAAGTAGTGTGGAGTGTCAAACGACCATcagtgagtcatctgaaggtgtttggctCTATGTGTTACAAGCATGTTCTTAATGCTAGAAGAAGGAAGCTTGATGACAAGAGTGAACCTATGGTTATG AATTCTGGTGAAGCAACTAACAAGCCACTGATGGGTTATGGCATCGACGAAGAAACTAATAAGGTCGAAGTTGAATACGTTGCTAAAATTCCAGATATAGTCGACATTGAATAA